In Caulobacter sp. X, the sequence TCGATCTGGCCGCGCACCTCGCCGATCGGCGCGCCCCGGCCGATGGCGCCGCGCACCTCGCCCATGGCCCCTTCGATCCGCTGCATCAGCGCCGCGTCCCGCGCCCGCAGGGCCGGTTCGACCGGCTCGAAGCCGTCGAGATAGGCCGCCAGCGCCAGGTCGGCGGCCTTACGGTGTTCGCCCGCGGTGTAGGCCGCCAGGCTGAGGTCGAGCTTGCGCCGGGCGATGTCCAGCGTGCCGGTGGTGGCCTGGACCACGACCTCGGGATGGCGGCGCAGATAGGCGGTCAAGGCGCGGGCCTTGGGTTCGCCGATCGCCGCGGCCAGGGCCGCCGGGGTCGTCTGGGTCAGGGCCTGCAGGTTGGCAAAGCGCGCCCGCACGGCCGGGTCGCTGTTCCACAAGGTCTCGCCGGTCTTGGCCTCGGCGTCGGTGAAGGCAAAGCGCCCGACATAGAAAGCCAGGTCCCAGCGATCGTCGCTGGGCAGGTGGGCGTAGCTGGCCATGGCCGTGCCATCCAGGCCTTGCTGGATGACCTGGTAGAGGCCAAAGGCGCTGCGCTGGCGGGCGCGCTGGGCGTCGGCAAAGGCAATCGGCGGTGGATCCAGGCCCGCGGCGTTGGGACCATTGGCGCGGCCGTCGGCCCCATGGCAGGCCGCGCACTGCTCGGCATAGAGCGCCGCGCCGCGCGCCAGGTCCGGCGCCCGCGTAGGGGCCAGGGGCGTGGGGTAGGCGGCCAGCAGATCGGCGGCCAGGCAGTGGGCCTGGCCCGCCACCAGGGCCGGATCCTTCTTGCCAGCGATCGAAGCTTGCAGGACCTCGGCCTCGCCCAGCAGGGCCGGCTGCACGGCGCTCGCGGGGAGCTTGGCGATCCGGTCGCGGATCTGGGCCCCGAATTCGTTCATCTCGGCATATTCGGACGCGCTGACGACCTTGCCGTCCTTCACAGCCCCGGGATAGTCGACGGCGACATAGTCGAGAAGCCGCCAGACGGTCTGGGCCGGCGTGGCTTCCTGGGCTTGGGCCGGAGCCAGGGTGAGGACCGCCCCGAGCAAGGCGACGACCAGGCTGGTCAGGGTGGGTTTGAGAGCGCCAATCATTATCATTCCAATAGTCTGTTCGGGCCGGGCGGGCGATGGGTCTAGGGAGCGGTGAGGGCGGCGCGTTGCTCGTCGCGCGCCTGGCGCGCGATCTGAACGGCGGAGGAGAGGAAGATCCAGGCCAGGACGAGGCCGGCGATCAGGTCGGGCCAGCGCGATCCGGTCAGCCAGACCAGGCCGCCGGTGGCAGCCACCGCCAGGCACTGGATCAGGTCGTTGCGGGTGCAGAGCCAGACCGAGCGGACATTGGCGTCGCCGTCGCGAAAACGCACCAGCAGGGCGGCGGCGACCAGATTGGCCAGCGCGCCCACCAGGCCGAGCACGGAGATGATCTCGCCGGAGGGGGCGGCCCCACGCCAGGCGCGCCAGATCGCGATGGCGGCGACCGATAGGGCCACCGCGCCCAGGCTTAGGCCTTTGAACCGCGCCGCGCCCGTACGGACCTTCACCGACTTGCCGATCGCCCACAGGCTTATGGCGTAGGTGGCGCTATCGGCCAGGAAGTCCAGGGCGTTGGCCGACAGGGACGCCGAGCCCTCGATCATCCCGCCGACCAGGACGATGGCGAAGCCCAGCAGGTTGATGGCGATGACCAAGGTCAGGGCGCGGCGATAGGCGGGGGAGGTCCCGTCGAACTTGGCGGGGCTGCCGCAGCCGCAGGAGGCGGGGAGGGGACTGGTGTCGCGCGCGGTGCTCATCGGATCCTTGTGCATCCTCTAGTCACTAGAGGATCAAGCCGATAGAGCTTGGCCAGGAGCGCCCATGACCCTTTCGATCGGACAGGTGGCCAAGGCCGCCGAGGTGAAGATCCCGACCATCCGCTTCTACGAGGAGATCGGGCTGTTGCCCGCGCCCCGGCGCGCGGCCAACGATCGGCGGATCTACGAGCCCGCGATCGTCGAACGCCTGGCCTTCGTGCGCCACGCTCGCCAGCTGGGGTTCCCGCTGGAGGCGGTGCGCGCCCTGCTGGACCTTTCGGACCATCCGGACCGATCGTGCGGCGACGCCAATCGCCTGGCCGCCGAGCAGTTGCAGGCGGTGGAGGCCAAGATCGCGCGCCTGGAAGGGCTGCGGACCGAGTTGGCGCGCCTGGTCGCGACGGGCTGCGAAGGCCCGGCCGCCGACTGCCGGGTGATCGAGGCCCTGGCCGGCTAGGCGCGGATCAGGGTTCACGGCCGACCGGGACCTTGGACGGCGCCGGCGTCGTCATGCCCGGCATGTCCTTCATGTCCGGCACGGCCTTCATGTCCTTCATTCCGGGCATGCCCTTCATGTCGCCGCCCTCTTTCATCACCGCGTCGTGGTCGGCCGGCGCGTTCTGAGTGGCGGCAAGGTACTGCTCGGGCGACATCGACGGCAGCTGTCGCACGAAGGCGACCATGTCCCACACCAGGGCGTCGCTATGGGTGCGGCCCCAGGCCGGCATGGCGGTCATCTTGATACCGTGCTTGATCACCCAGAACTGCTCGCCAGGGGGCCGCCCGGTGGTGCGCCAAAGTTCCGCCGCCTGCGGATAGAGCCCCCAACTCATCTCGGTCTTTTCCAGGCCCGGACCCAGATGGCAGCCGCTGCACATCTGCGTATAGAGCCCCGCGCCGCTGGCGATACGCTTGGGATCGCTCAGATTGTCGGGCGGCTGGATGCTGGCGGCCCGGACACTGATCGAACGGTTTCGCAGGGTCTCCAGCAGGGCGTAGACCGGCCGGGTGTGGGGCGCGTCAGCGCCGATGTTGTAGACGCCCAGGCCGATGGTGACGCCGGCGATCAGCGCCGCCAGGAGGGCGGCGACCCCCAGCACCAGGGCGATGCCAAGATGGGTGCGCGGGTGCGCGAGGTTCCAGCCGAACAACTTCATGGTCTATCCCTCCCTATGGGACATGGTCTCGGTGAGACGCGTTCTTGTCGGTGGCGCGCCTGAGCGCGGGCGGGCGCTAGAGGCCGGCGATGCGCTTGGCGATCTGGACCATGAAGGCCTTCATCAGCGCGGCCATCATCGGCAGGAAGATCAGCAGGGCCACGAAGATCGCGACGATCTTGGGCGCATAGACCAGGGTTTGTTCCTGGATCTGGGTCAGCGCCTGGAAGAGCCCGATGACCACGCCGACCACCAGGCCGACGATCAGCACCGGCGCGGAAATCTGGATGGTCAGCCAGATCGCCTCGCGCGCCACGTCCAGGACCTCGGCCCCGCTCACCGGGGGCGCTCGGGGCCGCGCGGGGCGGACTGGGCGATAGGCGCTTCATCGACAAACCCATCCTGAACCGAAGTCGCGGGCATCTGCCTTGCTCCGGGAAAACCGCCGCGGCGCAAGGCGCCGCTGCCTTGCCTTACGCAGCGGGGGAAGACTTCCCTCATCGGGCGCGTAGGATTGCGTTCGCGCCGCCGCAACCCGGCCGTCGCTCGCGAAAACGGCAGACTAGAACGTCGTTCACCGACCGTGATCGCGGGCTTGAGGGGCCGCGGGCGGCTAGCGCGTACCCCAGACAGAAACCGCTTTTTTGGAGATTTTCGTGAAAGCCAATCGTCAAGGCCTGGGGGGCGCGTCGGCGCTCGCCCTGACCCTAGCGCTCGCCTCTGTTCCGGGCAGCGCCTGGGCCCAAGCCCAAACCCAAGCGCCCGCGGCGCTCGAAGAGATCGTCGTCACCGCCGAGCGACGCGAGACCAACCTGCAGGACACGCCCGTGGCGGTGACCGCCATCACCGGCGACACGCTCCGGGCCCTGGGCGCGGCCACCATCGAGGACCTTCAGGTCTTCACGCCCGGGATCACCATCACCAACGACTCCATGGCCATCATCAACATCCGGGGCATCGGCACCTCGGCCTTCGGCGTGGCCACCGATCCCAGCTCGACCGTCCACTATGACGGCGTCTACATCCCGCGGCCGACCACCAGCTACCAGGACATGTTCGACGTCGAGCGCATCGAGCTGCTGCGGGGGCCGCAAGGGGTCCTGTTTGGCCGCAACTCGGCGGGCGGCACGCTGAACATCACCTCCCAGGCGCCGACCGCCACCCTGCAGGGCGTCGTCAGCGCCACCCTGGGCAACTACGACCGCCGCACCTTCAGCGGCACGGTGTCGGGGCCGCTCGGCGAGCGAGTGCGGGGCCGGCTGACCGTGATGAAGAACGATCGCGACGGGATCTATTCCAATCCCAAGACCGGCGAGGACTACCAGAACATCAATCGCGCCGCGGTCCGGGGCACGCTGTCCTTCCTGGTCAGCGACCAGCTGGACGTGGTGTTGCGCGCCGACTACGGCCGCGACCGCGAGACCGGCTATCCCTCGCTGCGCGCCAGCTATCCGGCCGCCTTCGCCCTGGCGGGCGCGACCATCCCGCGCGGCCGCGACGAGCTGATCCTCGACACCCGGCCGCGCAACAATGTCGAGAACGGCGGGGTTTCGGCCACGGCGACCTATGTCACCGCGCCGTTGACCTTCAAGTCGATCACCGCCTTGCGGGCCAGCACGGTCGATCAGGTTCTCGACGTCGACGCCACCAATCTCTTCCTGCGCAACATCACCCTGTGGGAGCGCTCGCGCTCGTTCACCCAGGAGCTGCAGGTCAGCAACAACGACGCCGAACGCCTGGAATGGATCGCCGGCGCCTTCTACCTGCGTGAAAAGGCCCGCGACCAGCTGCAGATCCTCGAGCCCGGGCGTCAGCTTGCCCTGCCGGAGAACAATGTCACCGACGCCGCGGCGCTCTATGGCCAGGCGACCTATCGGGTCATGGACCGCACGCGCCTGACCGCGGGCCTGCGCTACAGCTATGAGCGCAAGAATTTTGCCTATCGCGCCAAGGTCGGCGGCGTCGATGCGGGCGGGGAGGCGGCCAAGGCCTCCTGGCGCGCCTGGACGCCCAAACTCGGCGTGCAGTACGACGTCAGCGACGACGTGATGGCCTATGCCTCGGTGACGCGGGGCTTCAAGTCGGGCGGCTTCCAGCTGGGCGATGGACGTCCGTTCCGCCCCGAATACATCTGGAGCTACGAAGGCGGCGTCAAATCCATGCTGTGGGACCGGCGCGTGCGCGCCAATCTCAGCGTCTTCTACTACGACTACACCGACCTGCAGGTGGTCGAGTACATCAACGGGGTGGCGACCACCACCAACGCCGGCAAGGCCACGCTCAAGGGCGGGGAGCTGGAGATCGTCGCCCGCCCGGTCGCGGGCCTGGATCTGACCGCCACCGCCGCCTATCTCGACGCCCAGTACGACCGCTATTTCGACCAGGGCGTCAGCCTGGCCGGCTACACGCTGCCCAATGCGCCCAAGTGGAACCTGACCTTCGCGGCGGCCTATCGCTTCGAGTTCGCCGACGGCCACAGCCTGACCCTGCGTGGCGACGTGGGCTGGCGCGATCGGGTCTATTTCAAGCCCAACAATCTGCGGCAGTTCTCCGAGGACCCCAACACCCTGGTCAATGCACGCGCCACCTTCGCGCCGGCAGGCGGCGTCTGGGAGATGTCGATCTTCGCCCGCAACCTGACCGACGCGCGATACGCCACCTACAAGACGGTCGGCACGGATGCGACCGGGGTTTCCAACCCGGCACTGCCGCTCTCCGTCTTTGGGGAGCCGCGTCAGTACGGCGTGCAGATGCTGCGACGCTTCTGATGGCGGCGGCCTGCGCCGCGTCCTCCCACCAGCCCGCGAGGACGTCGGTCGCAGGTTTTCCATGTTCAATTTCGGGGAATAGTCATGAAATCCATGTTCCTGGCGGCCAGCCTGGCCGCCGCCTTCGCCCTGCCCACGAGCGCCGGCGCGCAAACCCGCGATCCGTCCGCCGAGGTTCGCGCCGTGGTCGATCAGTTCACTCAGGCGCTGTCGCAGAAGGACGCCGCGCGCATGGGGCCGCTGTTTTCCAAGGACAGCATCGTCATCGAGGGCGGGCGGCTGGAAGGCTCATTCGAGACCTATCTCCACCATCACCTTGGTCCCGAGCTGGCCGAGTTCGACAGCTTTACCGTGAAGGACCGCAAGGTCAGCGTCCGCCAAGCCGGCGATGTGGCCTGGGCCTATGAGACCTATGGCTATGAGGTTCGGCTGAAGGGCAAGCCCATGCCGCTCTCGCGCCTGGGCGCGACCACCGCGGTCCTGGTCAAGACCGACGGGG encodes:
- a CDS encoding cytochrome c/FTR1 family iron permease; amino-acid sequence: MIGALKPTLTSLVVALLGAVLTLAPAQAQEATPAQTVWRLLDYVAVDYPGAVKDGKVVSASEYAEMNEFGAQIRDRIAKLPASAVQPALLGEAEVLQASIAGKKDPALVAGQAHCLAADLLAAYPTPLAPTRAPDLARGAALYAEQCAACHGADGRANGPNAAGLDPPPIAFADAQRARQRSAFGLYQVIQQGLDGTAMASYAHLPSDDRWDLAFYVGRFAFTDAEAKTGETLWNSDPAVRARFANLQALTQTTPAALAAAIGEPKARALTAYLRRHPEVVVQATTGTLDIARRKLDLSLAAYTAGEHRKAADLALAAYLDGFEPVEPALRARDAALMQRIEGAMGEVRGAIGRGAPIGEVRGQIERLDALFGAAAQALAPEKASSASSFAGALTILLREGLEALLIVVAMLAFLRKADRADVLPYVHGGWIAALAAGGLTWAAATYLISISGASRELTEGFGSLIAAVVLISVGIWMHGKSQADAWQVYIREKLSKALSKQSAWFLFGLAFLVVYREVFETILFMTALWSQGGGAAMLAGVATAVVILAAIAWLMLNFSKRLPIGQFFAYSAGLMALLSVVLAGKGVAALQEAGLIDLHPLHTPRVELLGLYPTVEGLLAQALTIMALAAGFWWGRRAKPSTT
- a CDS encoding cation transporter, coding for MSTARDTSPLPASCGCGSPAKFDGTSPAYRRALTLVIAINLLGFAIVLVGGMIEGSASLSANALDFLADSATYAISLWAIGKSVKVRTGAARFKGLSLGAVALSVAAIAIWRAWRGAAPSGEIISVLGLVGALANLVAAALLVRFRDGDANVRSVWLCTRNDLIQCLAVAATGGLVWLTGSRWPDLIAGLVLAWIFLSSAVQIARQARDEQRAALTAP
- a CDS encoding helix-turn-helix domain-containing protein, producing MTLSIGQVAKAAEVKIPTIRFYEEIGLLPAPRRAANDRRIYEPAIVERLAFVRHARQLGFPLEAVRALLDLSDHPDRSCGDANRLAAEQLQAVEAKIARLEGLRTELARLVATGCEGPAADCRVIEALAG
- a CDS encoding cytochrome c; this encodes MKLFGWNLAHPRTHLGIALVLGVAALLAALIAGVTIGLGVYNIGADAPHTRPVYALLETLRNRSISVRAASIQPPDNLSDPKRIASGAGLYTQMCSGCHLGPGLEKTEMSWGLYPQAAELWRTTGRPPGEQFWVIKHGIKMTAMPAWGRTHSDALVWDMVAFVRQLPSMSPEQYLAATQNAPADHDAVMKEGGDMKGMPGMKDMKAVPDMKDMPGMTTPAPSKVPVGREP
- the fliQ gene encoding flagellar biosynthesis protein FliQ, with the protein product MSGAEVLDVAREAIWLTIQISAPVLIVGLVVGVVIGLFQALTQIQEQTLVYAPKIVAIFVALLIFLPMMAALMKAFMVQIAKRIAGL
- a CDS encoding TonB-dependent receptor → MKANRQGLGGASALALTLALASVPGSAWAQAQTQAPAALEEIVVTAERRETNLQDTPVAVTAITGDTLRALGAATIEDLQVFTPGITITNDSMAIINIRGIGTSAFGVATDPSSTVHYDGVYIPRPTTSYQDMFDVERIELLRGPQGVLFGRNSAGGTLNITSQAPTATLQGVVSATLGNYDRRTFSGTVSGPLGERVRGRLTVMKNDRDGIYSNPKTGEDYQNINRAAVRGTLSFLVSDQLDVVLRADYGRDRETGYPSLRASYPAAFALAGATIPRGRDELILDTRPRNNVENGGVSATATYVTAPLTFKSITALRASTVDQVLDVDATNLFLRNITLWERSRSFTQELQVSNNDAERLEWIAGAFYLREKARDQLQILEPGRQLALPENNVTDAAALYGQATYRVMDRTRLTAGLRYSYERKNFAYRAKVGGVDAGGEAAKASWRAWTPKLGVQYDVSDDVMAYASVTRGFKSGGFQLGDGRPFRPEYIWSYEGGVKSMLWDRRVRANLSVFYYDYTDLQVVEYINGVATTTNAGKATLKGGELEIVARPVAGLDLTATAAYLDAQYDRYFDQGVSLAGYTLPNAPKWNLTFAAAYRFEFADGHSLTLRGDVGWRDRVYFKPNNLRQFSEDPNTLVNARATFAPAGGVWEMSIFARNLTDARYATYKTVGTDATGVSNPALPLSVFGEPRQYGVQMLRRF
- a CDS encoding nuclear transport factor 2 family protein, with amino-acid sequence MKSMFLAASLAAAFALPTSAGAQTRDPSAEVRAVVDQFTQALSQKDAARMGPLFSKDSIVIEGGRLEGSFETYLHHHLGPELAEFDSFTVKDRKVSVRQAGDVAWAYETYGYEVRLKGKPMPLSRLGATTAVLVKTDGAWRIVQLHISSKAPPAKK